AAGGGAGAGGTGATTATGTCTGCTGCAAAGAAAGAACTTTCTGTCATGACTGCTGTAGAAGTTGAGGCTTTAGCTATTATTCGAGGACTACAATTATGCATTGATCttgaaattcaaaatcttgTTATAGAAAGTGACTCATTGCTGGTTGTTAAAGAATTCAATAAGCAAGGATCTTCAAAGGCTACTTTTGGCAATGTTATTAGAGAGGCTAAGGAATTGGTGACACGATTTGGTACTTGTGAAGTGCAGCATGTTAATAGAAGCTGTAATGAAGCAGCACATTCACTTGCAAAGTTTGGTTTAAGTGTGCAGAATATTAGTCTATGGTGGGGTGCATACCTTGATGTAATTTCTAATATTCTTTGGAGTGATTCAAGTACTTTGTAAGTTTTATTGATTAATGAAGCATgttttcctatcaaaaaaaaaaaaaaaaaagatggagaccGTATATCAATAACTCCCATCTTGCTCAGTAAGGAATAAAACATTGGAGAATATAAAGCGTTGGTGAGGATGCCGGCTAACTGGAAAGAAGAGGGTGTGTATGCAGTCGAGATGATGCCCTCTTGAATCTTATCCCGAATTAGATGGCAATCTAATTCGATGTGCTTGGTCCTTTCGTGGAAGACAGGGTTAGAGGCAATGTGTAGAGCTGATTTACTGTCACAATGAAGTTGAGCTAGCTGAGGATGAGGAACCATGAGATTAGCAAGTAAGTATCTGAGCCAGACAAGTTCACAAGTTGTAGCAGCCATAGAACGGTACTCTGCCTCAGTAGAACTACAAGAGATGGTGGTTTGCTTCTTGCATTTCCATGAAATGAGAGACTGCCCAAGGAACACACAGTAGCCTTGgttgatttccttgtatctggGCATGATGTTAATTGACAAGAGGATGAGGCAGGGAAGAATAAACCTTGGCCAGGAGATTTTTTTACATAGTGTAACACCTTGTAAGCTACTTGAAGGTGTGGAACCCGAGGTGCACTCATGTATTGACTGAGTAGGTtgacagaaaaagaaagatcaGGTCGTGTGATTGTTAAGTAGAGAAGTCTTCCAATGAGTCTTCTGAATTGTGAAGGATCATGTAGGAGTTGGCCATCATCCTTAGTTAGCTTGAGTTTCGGGTCCATTGGAATGAGGCTAGGTTTGCAAGCAGTTAAGCTAGCATCATCAAGTATATCTAGGCAGTATTTCCTTTGGCATGGTTGAATTCCAGCTAGCTTGTGATCCACCTCCAAACCGAGAAAGTATTTAAGTGTTCCAATATCTTTGATCTTGAATTGTGACTCTAGAAAAGTCTTGAAATGCCATGAGAATCATTGGAAGCTACAACAATATTGTCAACATACACAAGCAATGCTAGGAAGGATGAACCACTGCCTTTAGTAAATAGGCTGCAGTCAACTCTTGATTGAGTGAACCCAAACTGCaataaagaggaagaaaatttgGCATACCATTGCCGAGAGGCTTGCTTGAGGCCGTATAAACTTTTGTTTAATTTGCAAACTTTGTTCTTTCCTTGAATTGAGTATCCAGGAGGTATTTTCATGTAGACTTATTCTTCCAATTCTCCATGTAAAAATCCATTATGAACATCAAATTGATGTAGTTTCCACCCTTTGATGGCAGCCACGGCTAAGAAGGTTTTTATTGTGACAAGTTTGGCTACGGGTGAAAAAGTCTCATGGTAATTGAGACCCTCCTCTTGAGTGTAACCCTTGGCAACTAAACATGCTTTGTGCCTTTCAATCTTACCATCtgagttgtatttaattttgtaGACCCATTTTGAACTAATAGTCTTTTTGCCAATAGGCAGATCAATGACATCCCAAGTCTTGTTCAATTCTAAGGCAGCAATTTCATTATCCATTGCAATACGCCAGTCTAGGCTTTTCACAGCTTGTGCATAAGTAGAGGGTTCGGTTTGTTGAAGTATAGAAATGCAAAAGCAGCATGTTTGGGAGACAACTAAGCATGAGACAAAACTGAATGAAATGGATATAAAGGAGTGTTTAGTGAATTACCTTTAGTCTTTGAGCTTGAAAGGGAAGTAGTGGATGCAAGGACCTATTGACAGGAATAATCCTAGAGGTAGGCAGGTAATGTTTTTGTCCTTGTTGATCTACGAGGGGGAAGATTTGGTTGAGATAGATTTGTTTCTGTGATGGGGTCAGATTGATCTGGTGCAGTGTTAGAAGGAAGAGAAGGGGAAGCTGGTTGTGGTGTGAAATTTTTTGTGGGAAATGAGAGGAAGTGTGATGGAGGTGGTTCTGTTGTAGAGTCAATAGATGAGGAGGTTTGTGGTAGAACTGGTTTTGTTGTAGGGTTGAGATGATGTTGTGATGAAGGGTATTGTAAAGACTGGTTGATGGCATTGGTAGTGAGTGTTGGAATCTGAGATGTGGAGGGGATTGCTGAGCTTGAGGGATGTGAAAGTGCAGTTTTATAGCGAAAAATGGTTTCATAAAAAATGACATCTCGAGAATAAAAAATGGACAGGTTGGATAAATCAAATAACTTGTAACCTTTGATGCCAAATGGATATTCAAGCATAATGCATTTTCTTGCTCGAGAGTCAAATTTATGtctgttttgttttaaagtggATGCATAACAAAGACATCCGAAGGTTCTCAAATGATGGTAGGatggtttttcttgaaaaagcaATTGGTATGGGCTATTATTTTGCAAATTGGGGGAGGGTGTTCTATTAATGAGATAAGTAGCAGTTAAAATACAATCATTCCAGAAAGATAAAGGAACACCAGATTGAAATTTTAAGGCTCGAGCAACATTCAAAATGTCTTGATGCTTTCGTTCTAcaaccccattttgttgggggcTTCCGACACAAGTATTTTGGTAAATAATTCCTTTTTGCATGAAAAAATCAGTCATtgaaaactcatttccattatcaGTTCAAAGAGCTTTAAGATTTGTTTTGAATTGAGTTTCAATTAAGTTACAAAAGGATTGAAGTAGGGGTTGAGTTTGGGATTCGTTCTTCATTAAAAAAACCCAAGTGGATTTGGTAAAGTCATCAATGacggttaaaaaatattttgatccaTCATATGCCATTTGGGAACAAGGTccccaaatgtcacaatggATGAGGTCAAATAGTTTGGAGGCACGGTTGTTGCTAAGAGAAAAAGGCAGCCTATGACGTTTAGATAAATCACATGTAGAGCATGGTACATTGGAATTTAGAGAAGTTAAATGGGGTAAATCCTTTTGTAATGAAGAGAGGCACGAGTCTAACAAATGCCCCATTCTAAAATGCCATAGACTGTGAATATTTTGCTGAGAAGTAATAGAGGCAGAAACAGATTGTGTATTGAAAGgtaaattggataaaaaagaagataatacAGTGGGAGAAACTCCTATCAACTGAAGGTGGTAAAGTCATTTACAACCTCACTCTTACCAATTGTGCTCCAAGAAGAAAGGTCCTGCACATAACATTCATTAGCAAAGAAAACAAAGCAAGAATGGATGTCCtaagttaatttttttgttgaaagaagattgaatttaaaggatGGAATGCACAGAACATTTGTGAGAGTAATGACAGAATTAAGTTTAACAATGCCCTTGTGAGTAACATTTGTATGATTTCCATTTGGAAAAGTAACTTGAAAATCAACTATTGTGGGAGGAGAAGTATAGAATGAGGTGTAGCAGATCATGTGATCTGTTGCACTGGTATCTATTATCCAAGGAATATAATGTGAAGAAGTGGTATGCGAAACCGAGAAGCAAGAGGCTATACCAGACATGGTTGAAGGAGAAGGGCAGACTGGGGATGGATCGATGGATTGAACCTAATTCAGTGCTGGCTGTgtagcttgtgactggagtaaAGCAATTATATGATGATATTGCTCCTTAGTGAGATATGTTTGAGAATTCTCATTGATATGTTCTTGGTGAGAAAGACTAATTTGGTTGATAGAATGATCAGAACTCTTGGATCAAGTGGCAAGCTTATGGCCAGAAGGGTAGCCATGCAATTTGTAGCATCTCTCTGCAGTGTGACCAACGAGATTACAATGTGTATGTGGGTTTCTCAACGTTTGGGTTGGCCTTAAAGCACTTTTCCAGAGAATGTCCTGAGACTTTACAGAAAGTACAAAACAGCTTGTCTCGACATGGGGAAGAGAAAGGCTTGGGGTTGTATCGGTTGGTAGAATATTGAGCTTTGGTAGCTAAGGCCAATGTATCATGAAGAGGGGGAGGGTTGGAGATCTTCTTGCGCTTCTCTTCTTGTTGAATGAGAGCATAAACTTCACTTAAAGATGAGATGTGTTTGAGAAGAATGAGCTGAGCTTTGATGTTGCTGAATGAGTCATTGAGGCCCATGAGAAATTTCATCATCCAATCTCGTTATTGATTCTCAAGAACAGGTGTCATGGCACCACATGAGCATGAAGGGATGAACTCAAAATTAAGAAGTTCATCAAACAAACCTTTCAGTTTGCAAAAATAAAGGCTAACAAAATCATCACCTTGAGTAAGGTTGTGAATTGATTGTTTTAATTCATAGATGCCTGGCCCATTGTTTTGGGCAAAACGTTGCTCAAGTTCAGTCCACAAATCATGGGCAATGTCAACATAAACAACACTATTTTTGATTTCAAGGGGGATCGCATTTTGTAGCCAAGTTATAACCATATCATTGCATTCAAGCCATGGTTCGAGCAAGGCATCTGTGGGAGGGGGTTCAAGAAGAGTACCATCAATGAAAcccaatttctttttaattcttagTGAGCGACATACAGTCTGTGCCCATGAGTGGTAGTTTTCAGTAGTAAGCATGAAGCTGAGCATAGCGCAAGGGGAGAAAATCTAGGTTGAGAAGGAATTGACTGAGGTTAAGAGCCATCGTAAAGATAGAAACTGCCGGTATCTTCAACTGAGTGAGGTTGTTGAGACCGCCAAGAAAATGTTGCTTTGGGGAATTcctagcatgaacttgctcggGTTCTTCCTCAATTGGCAGAAGCCCCTAGTGTTTAAATGTGGGCTCGGGGCCTAGGCTTTAAACTTAGGATCAAACAGCTCTATGAACTTCTTTTTCGAGATCCTCAGGTGAACCTGTGTACCATGGATTGGATGTCCCTTGAGCTAGTGCTGCTGCTCATCATATGCTTGATTCTTTCAGTTAGGATGTTATGTCGGATGCTTTTCCTCATCCTTACCCGACCTGAAGACTACGTATAAACATGCTTCTTGTTTTGTAAATCATGAAGGGACAATTCACTTTATGACATGTTTTGATCATGCTTGATGCAATGTTGtcactttccctctctctctctctctcttttttttttttgaagttagCAATCTGTTCATGCCTTAATCAAATCGTTGTATGATATACCTAGTCATTCTTGACTGCAATTCATTTgcttcattgatttccttcattttAGTATAATGACGAAAAGAGTGTGGTGGGAGAATCTCTCAACTACTTGACTCTTTTGTGAGAAGGTAACAGGAGGTCCCTCTATCATTTTTACCTTTAAGGCTAGTGGGAGAGTTCCTCGACCATGTCACCTTGGCAAGAAGAGTGTGGAAGGAGAATCCCTTAACCGCTCAACTCTTTGGTGAGAATGTTTAACGGAAGATCCCTCAACCTATTTTACATTTAAGGTTAGTGGGAGAGTTACTCGACCACGTCACCTTGGCAAGAAGTATgcaaatcaaaatataaaattgactgattggaaaggaaagaaaaacatatGCAATCATTCATTACAAAGAATTCAACCACTATAAGAATTTACATATCTCTTAATTAAACGTAATATTTTCTTAGGTGTTCTGCATTCCAAGGGTGAGGTAGCTCTTGCCCTGTTGTGTCCTTGAGATGGTAAGCTCCTAGTTGGCGACTTGCAACTACTACATACGCTAAAGCGACTAGGAGATGATAAGCTCCTAGTCTTCACACTGTGGCCATAATTTCCCTTGTTTTGCCATGGTTACCCTTGTTTCCTACAAAACCAAGTTGCCAACTTTAAAGGACTTGTGCCATACTCTTCTATTGAAGTACTGTTCTACTTTCCTTTTAGAGGCTGCTACTTAGGCCTTTGCATCTGCTCTTGCTTCCTCTAGCAAATCCAAGCTTTCCTCCAATCTAGCCTCGTTTGTTTATGGGTTGAAATTTTCCCTTCTGTGGCTTGGCAACACCACTTCCACTGGTACCATTGCCTCACTTCCATATGCTAAAGCAAAATGGGTTTTGATGAGTGCATGAAAGTATACTCTGAACATTGCTTTTAGGAGTTTAATTACTAGATTATGTGTTATTTAGgcattttgattatgtttttccaatttaaactttcatttcatAGTGCTTAAGTTTTGATTCAGTGTCTAATGATTTTATTGcatgaatgaatttaaaaatgattaagctAAAGTCTAGCTAATAAGGAAGAAAAGAGTAATCAATGGAGAAATTCATACATACAAAGTCAAGGAAATTTGAGTCATAAACAAGGAAGAAAAGagcaattaataaaaaatattcggAATCCCCAGCCTCTCTAAGTACTGTTAGTATTATGGTCATATTTTCTCTTGTTGATATGCAATTGAGGCAATTCAAGATGTGTTGGAAATCTAACTCAATGGGTTACAATTGTTTCAAAAATAGCAATTTTCTAATTTGGCCATTACTATGTGTAAAGGGCCCATGATCTGCATGTGGAAATCTGGAGTATTACCTACTTGAGTTTGCATGTGATTTTCTTTCCTGATTGGGGATAGCTCATGAAAAAGTGAGGAAAATAGAGAGCCAATGGGCAAAATAGGAAAATCCCTTCTTGTTTTGGTAGAGAGGATGCTAGGGTTTGGAAAGACTGatcttccaaaaataaaaattaaaaaaaattcttcttttgAATGGGAAGCTAATTCCTTGGTGAGGCTAGGGATGAACTTACTTGAGTGATGATTATTTCAATTCTATTAGATTCACGTAATAAACTTTCTTGCTGTTACAATTCTTCTTTATAATCTCTTATTAGTCTTTCTTGTATTTGGATAATTATATAACCAATGCTTTTGATTGATTTAGTCATGCTTTCTCTTTGGGATTGTTGAGGTGTTTATGTTCAGATTTGGTTGTTAATCTTATTGGTGTGCCTCTCTACTATGGTATTGCTATTGAGTATATTGTTATCTTTGAATCTAAGTCTAATAGGATAGCAATCTGTACTTTCACAAGAAGAGTGATTttcaagaattacatttgaacaaattggttataattatatattttctgaTTAGAGAGTCTGCTGCTATGGTCTCAAATTGAGTATCCAATGAATCTACTATGGATAGAATTATCAAGTTTAAGTAAGGGATTTCAAATGCTTCGCTGCTATTAATTTTGGTCAAACCTTTTCATTATTACGTTTTAGCTCttcaatttatttcttttaaaaaaggatTCATCTTAATTGctactttgatttttgttcttttaaattttaagtctCTTTTAGTGTTTGTACATCTCCTTGTGAAATATACACCCTAATCTATATTGTGACAACAAagttattctttgggcataatcagGTTTCATTCATTGAGGTTTTCGATGTCATTCTATAAGCCCATAGAATCTCTGGGAGTTCATTGGCCCATATTCCCTTCTTTCCAACTATCTTCTTTTTTAGTATCCCTACGATGGTTTTGTTAATTGCCTTGACTTGCTTGTTCACCTAGGGGTGCACCGAGGAAGAGTATTTGACTTTGATTCCTAGCGCCGCACACCACTTGCGACAATATTCGGAATCAAACTGCTTACCGTTGTTCAGTATGATGCACTAAGGTATTCCAAATCTGCAAACCACAACTTTCCACAAAAATTTTGTTATGCTTTGGGTCCTCACCATTGCCACTGCCACAGCCTCTGCCCACTTTGTGAAGTAGTCGACCACTATAATGATGAACTTGGTCCCCCACTTGCTTGAGGGCATGGGACCAACTAAGTCTATTCCTCACTGGGCAAATGGTCATGGTGAGGTTATTGATCTTAGCTCCTTGGGAGGTGCAATAAGGACTGTTGCATACAAATAACATCGGATGCATCTTTTTACAAACTCCTTTTCATCCCTTAATGCATTTGGCCAACAATACCCTACCCTCATAATCTTCGCTCCTAGTGTTCTCCCTCCTGAATGATTTCGGCATATCCCCTCATATATTTCCCTCATTACATACTTAGCCTCTTCCTTCGTTATGCATCTTTGTAACGGATTTGAAAAGCCTTGCCTATATAGTATCCTGTCTACTATGGTGAATTTGGCCA
The genomic region above belongs to Carya illinoinensis cultivar Pawnee chromosome 4, C.illinoinensisPawnee_v1, whole genome shotgun sequence and contains:
- the LOC122306292 gene encoding uncharacterized protein LOC122306292 — encoded protein: MKMFEEKVVNIEAIVGNALVMQKSYKELKSKPVSAIRQQCRWESPPSGVFKLNVDGAFSSNGSVSGIGVIVRNSKGEVIMSAAKKELSVMTAVEVEALAIIRGLQLCIDLEIQNLVIESDSLLVVKEFNKQGSSKATFGNVIREAKELVTRFGTCEVQHVNRSCNEAAHSLAKFGLSVQNISLWWGAYLDVISNILWSDSSTL